GCATTGCCCCAACTTACCAATCGCTCCCAGCGCCCTTTTCATTTGAGAAATTGATCTTCATATTTCCACTCAACGAAGGGTTCGTCGGGATTGGGACGACGCTGCCATTCAATTTCACCCCGCGCCGTTTTGATCAGGGCTTGTTCAATTGCATCTGGAATCTCGTCCCAGGTCAGTTGATCCTGCCCTAATATATTTTTGAGTTCCTGCAAGGCAAACTCGGCGCTGCTGTCCTTTTGATGCCGTAAGGGAGTAGAGACCCGTAAGGGATCGCGCTGAATCGCTGCCAACGCTTGCCGCACTGCAGCCGTCACTTGATTGCCATATTCTTGGCGGCCTCGAACCTGCTGCTGCTTCCAACCCTTTTCACAGGTTGCATACAGGGGCGGCAG
Above is a window of Neosynechococcus sphagnicola sy1 DNA encoding:
- a CDS encoding late competence development ComFB family protein; translated protein: MQLEQSQNYRNAMESLVAVEVEMQLRRLPPKLKEYICLTEVIAYALNRLPPLYATCEKGWKQQQVRGRQEYGNQVTAAVRQALAAIQRDPLRVSTPLRHQKDSSAEFALQELKNILGQDQLTWDEIPDAIEQALIKTARGEIEWQRRPNPDEPFVEWKYEDQFLK